The Xanthobacter flavus genome includes a window with the following:
- a CDS encoding Tex family protein, with amino-acid sequence MAAAPQGNADAIARLIATEINARPAQVTAAVSLIDEGATVPFIARYRKEVTGGLDDTQLRTLEERLSYLRELESRRAAVLSSIDGQGKLSDELRGKIEAATTKAELEDLYLPYKPKRRTKAEIAREKGLGPLAEAILADRSIAPADRAAAFLTEQVAGIKAALDGARDILVETFAENAELVGRLRGHLKANAVLKAKVAEGKEEAGAKFRDYFDHSEKWATAPSHRVLAMLRGRNEEMLTLDLVVDEDATTPVKPAERIVAETYDIPLANGAPADSFLLDVARWAWRVKLSLHLTVELMGEMRERAEEEAIRVFARNLKDLLLAAPAGSRATMGLDPGIRTGVKVAVVDGTGKLIATSTVYPFQPRNDVQGAMAELAHLIRRHNVELIAIGNGTASRETDKLAADTIAALPPDAAGRKPIKVVVSEAGASVYSASATAAAEMPDIDVSIRGAVSIARRLQDPLAELVKIEPKAIGVGQYQHDVDQARLAKALDAVVEDAVNAVGVDLNTASASLLARVSGLGASLAEAIVAHRNSVGAFKTRKELLKVARLGPRTFELAAGFLRIPDGAEPLDASAVHPEAYEVAKKIVAACGRDVRQIMGDTAALKALDPRAFVDERFGLPTVRDILTELEKPGRDPRPAFKTATFAEGVHEMSDLKPGMVLEGTVTNVAAFGAFVDIGVHQDGLVHVSALADRFVKDPHEVVKAGDVVKVRVVEVDVKRKRIALSMRKDDAGASRPAAGRPEQPRQEGRGNDFRGNDARRPQQGKPADKGGDRGGNGAFGAALAEAMRRKGQ; translated from the coding sequence ATGGCCGCCGCACCGCAGGGCAACGCAGACGCCATCGCCCGCCTCATCGCCACCGAGATCAATGCCCGCCCGGCGCAGGTCACGGCCGCGGTCTCCCTCATCGACGAAGGCGCCACCGTTCCCTTCATCGCCCGCTACCGCAAGGAGGTGACGGGCGGCCTCGACGACACCCAGCTGCGCACGCTGGAAGAGCGCCTCTCCTATCTGCGCGAGCTGGAAAGCCGCCGCGCCGCCGTGCTCTCCTCCATCGACGGGCAGGGCAAGCTCTCCGACGAGCTGCGCGGCAAGATCGAGGCGGCCACCACCAAGGCGGAGCTGGAAGACCTTTATCTCCCCTACAAGCCCAAGCGCCGCACCAAGGCGGAGATCGCCCGCGAGAAGGGCCTCGGGCCGCTGGCCGAGGCGATCCTGGCGGATCGCTCCATCGCCCCGGCCGACCGCGCGGCGGCGTTCCTCACCGAGCAGGTGGCGGGCATCAAGGCGGCGCTGGATGGCGCGCGCGACATTCTGGTGGAAACCTTCGCCGAGAATGCCGAGCTGGTGGGCCGCCTGCGCGGGCACCTGAAAGCCAATGCCGTGCTCAAGGCCAAGGTGGCCGAGGGCAAGGAGGAGGCGGGCGCCAAGTTCCGCGACTATTTCGACCATTCGGAGAAGTGGGCCACCGCCCCGAGCCACCGCGTGCTCGCCATGCTGCGCGGGCGCAACGAGGAGATGCTGACCCTCGATTTGGTGGTGGACGAGGATGCCACCACCCCGGTGAAGCCGGCCGAGCGCATCGTCGCCGAGACCTACGACATCCCCCTCGCCAACGGCGCGCCGGCCGATTCCTTCCTGCTGGATGTGGCGCGCTGGGCGTGGCGGGTGAAGCTCTCCCTTCACCTCACGGTGGAGCTGATGGGCGAGATGCGCGAGCGGGCGGAGGAGGAGGCCATCCGCGTCTTCGCCCGCAACCTCAAGGACCTGCTGCTGGCCGCCCCCGCCGGCTCGCGCGCCACCATGGGGCTCGACCCCGGCATCCGCACCGGCGTGAAGGTGGCGGTGGTGGACGGCACCGGCAAGCTGATTGCCACGTCGACCGTCTATCCCTTCCAGCCGCGCAACGACGTGCAGGGCGCCATGGCGGAGCTGGCGCATCTCATCCGCCGCCACAATGTGGAGCTGATCGCCATCGGCAACGGCACCGCCAGCCGCGAGACCGACAAGCTCGCCGCCGACACGATCGCCGCGCTGCCGCCGGATGCGGCCGGCAGGAAGCCCATCAAGGTGGTGGTGAGCGAGGCCGGCGCCTCGGTCTATTCCGCCTCCGCCACCGCCGCCGCCGAGATGCCGGACATCGACGTCTCCATCCGCGGCGCCGTCTCCATCGCCCGCCGCCTGCAGGACCCGCTGGCGGAGCTGGTGAAGATCGAGCCCAAGGCCATCGGCGTCGGCCAATACCAGCACGACGTGGATCAGGCCCGCCTCGCGAAAGCCCTCGATGCGGTGGTGGAGGACGCGGTGAACGCCGTGGGCGTGGACCTCAACACCGCCTCCGCCTCCCTGCTCGCCCGCGTGTCGGGCCTCGGCGCCTCGCTGGCGGAGGCGATCGTGGCGCATCGCAATTCGGTGGGCGCGTTCAAGACCCGCAAGGAATTGCTCAAGGTCGCCCGCCTCGGCCCGCGCACCTTCGAGCTGGCCGCCGGCTTCCTGCGCATCCCGGACGGCGCCGAGCCGCTGGATGCGTCCGCCGTGCATCCCGAAGCCTATGAGGTGGCGAAGAAGATCGTCGCCGCCTGCGGGCGCGACGTGCGCCAGATCATGGGCGACACGGCGGCACTGAAGGCTCTGGACCCGCGCGCCTTCGTGGACGAGCGCTTCGGCCTGCCCACCGTGCGGGACATCCTCACCGAGCTGGAAAAGCCCGGCCGCGACCCCCGCCCGGCGTTCAAGACCGCCACCTTCGCCGAGGGCGTCCACGAGATGAGCGACCTCAAGCCCGGCATGGTTCTGGAAGGCACGGTGACAAACGTCGCCGCGTTCGGCGCCTTCGTGGACATCGGCGTCCACCAGGACGGGCTGGTCCACGTCTCGGCGCTGGCCGACCGCTTCGTGAAGGACCCGCACGAGGTGGTGAAGGCGGGCGACGTGGTGAAGGTGCGCGTGGTGGAGGTGGACGTGAAGCGCAAGCGCATCGCCCTCTCCATGCGCAAGGACGACGCCGGCGCCTCCCGCCCTGCCGCTGGGCGGCCGGAGCAGCCGCGCCAAGAGGGGCGCGGCAACGACTTCCGGGGCAACGACGCCCGACGCCCGCAGCAGGGCAAGCCGGCGGACAAGGGGGGCGACAGGGGCGGCAATGGTGCTTTCGGCGCGGCGCTGGCCGAGGCCATGCGGCGCAAGGGCCAGTAG
- a CDS encoding host attachment protein codes for MTKPDRMNRLVVVCDGAKAVLLADSGIAPQPRLSVLESFSEPHPSTAALGTDRPGRVHESATVARSAVETTDFHAQAEAAFIARVAARLDALVAAGEAPARILLVAPPKALGVLRDALSARVKPLVAGEIAKDLVKLPVDEIANHIAT; via the coding sequence ATGACGAAGCCCGACAGGATGAACCGCCTCGTGGTGGTGTGCGACGGCGCCAAGGCCGTCCTTCTCGCCGATTCCGGCATCGCCCCGCAGCCTCGCCTGTCGGTGCTGGAGAGCTTCAGCGAGCCCCATCCCAGCACCGCCGCCCTCGGCACCGACCGGCCCGGCCGGGTGCATGAATCCGCCACCGTCGCCCGCAGCGCCGTGGAGACCACGGACTTTCACGCCCAGGCGGAAGCCGCCTTCATCGCCCGCGTCGCGGCACGCCTCGATGCGCTGGTGGCGGCCGGCGAGGCGCCGGCGCGCATCCTCCTCGTCGCCCCGCCCAAGGCGCTGGGCGTGCTGCGCGATGCGCTCTCCGCCCGGGTGAAGCCTTTGGTCGCGGGCGAGATCGCCAAGGATCTGGTGAAGCTGCCGGTGGACGAGATCGCCAACCACATCGCCACCTGA
- a CDS encoding TspO/MBR family protein encodes MSPTRSLSPCAVSRLRLLGCVVLMLAVGAVGGAVTSPAIPAWYEGLVKPGWTPPNAAFPIVWTLLYLMMAVSLWRLWDKVPPSTARSVAIGLFLAQLALNFLWSPVFFGLQAIHAGLVIIIGLVVLLALTIRATFPLDRIAGWLLVPYLLWVCYASTLNAGIAVLN; translated from the coding sequence ATGTCCCCCACCCGCTCGCTCTCGCCCTGCGCCGTGTCCCGGCTGCGCCTGCTCGGCTGCGTCGTGCTGATGCTGGCGGTGGGCGCGGTCGGCGGGGCGGTGACCTCGCCGGCCATTCCCGCCTGGTACGAAGGTCTGGTGAAGCCGGGCTGGACACCACCCAACGCCGCCTTCCCCATCGTGTGGACGCTGCTCTATCTGATGATGGCGGTGAGCCTCTGGCGGCTGTGGGACAAGGTGCCCCCCTCCACCGCCCGCAGCGTGGCGATCGGCCTTTTTCTCGCGCAGCTGGCGCTGAACTTCCTCTGGTCGCCAGTGTTCTTCGGCCTGCAGGCGATCCACGCCGGCCTCGTCATCATCATCGGGCTCGTGGTGCTTCTGGCGCTCACGATACGCGCGACCTTTCCATTGGACCGGATCGCCGGCTGGCTGCTGGTGCCCTATCTCCTCTGGGTGTGCTACGCCTCCACGCTGAATGCCGGCATCGCCGTTCTCAACTGA
- a CDS encoding twin transmembrane helix small protein encodes MVHWSVYLFIPLALMLVAGVLFLGLFNFASGGSPQRSQKLMQMRVLFQFLAIIIVMVTIFAMGR; translated from the coding sequence ATGGTGCATTGGTCCGTCTATCTGTTCATCCCGCTGGCGCTGATGCTGGTGGCGGGTGTGCTCTTCCTCGGCCTGTTCAACTTCGCCTCGGGCGGCTCGCCCCAGCGCTCACAGAAGCTGATGCAGATGCGCGTGCTGTTCCAGTTCCTCGCCATCATCATCGTCATGGTCACCATCTTCGCCATGGGACGCTGA
- a CDS encoding cob(I)yrinic acid a,c-diamide adenosyltransferase: MVKLNKIYTRTGDDGTTGLGTGKRVAKYDLRVEAYGAVDETNATLGIARLHLSGEPLLDCMLVRIQNDLFDLGADLCVPPAANEEPGASLRIVPAQVTRLEDDIDTLNAELSPLTSFVLPAGTAASAHLHLARTVCRRAERIMVALSHQGEGTVGEGSVGAPALHYVNRLSDLLFVAARYANARGAADVLWVPGKSRS; encoded by the coding sequence ATGGTGAAGCTGAACAAGATCTACACCCGCACCGGCGACGACGGCACCACCGGCCTCGGCACCGGCAAGCGGGTCGCCAAATACGATCTGCGCGTCGAGGCCTATGGCGCGGTGGACGAGACCAATGCCACCCTCGGCATCGCCCGCCTCCATTTGTCCGGCGAGCCCCTGCTCGATTGCATGCTGGTGCGCATCCAGAACGATCTGTTCGACCTCGGCGCCGACCTGTGCGTGCCGCCCGCCGCCAACGAGGAGCCGGGCGCGAGCCTGCGCATCGTGCCGGCGCAGGTGACGCGGCTGGAGGACGACATCGACACCCTCAACGCCGAGCTGTCCCCCCTCACCTCCTTCGTGCTGCCGGCCGGCACCGCCGCGTCCGCTCATCTGCACCTCGCCCGTACCGTGTGCCGGAGGGCCGAGCGCATCATGGTCGCATTGTCGCACCAGGGCGAAGGCACTGTGGGGGAAGGATCGGTGGGCGCCCCGGCGCTGCATTACGTGAACCGGCTCTCCGACCTCCTGTTCGTCGCCGCCCGCTACGCCAATGCGCGCGGCGCGGCGGACGTGCTGTGGGTGCCCGGCAAAAGCCGGAGCTGA
- a CDS encoding rhomboid family intramembrane serine protease, whose product MFVPLADTNPLEHVRRPYVTWALVLLNVFVFVALQHGAFGPVSEAGVLGFGAIPAVVSGVAILPEGYERLPPALTLVSYMFLHGGWLHLIGNMAFLLVFADNVEDAMGHARFLLFYLLCGIIAGLAHVLAEPGSEAPLVGASGAVAGVIAAYLVLHPNIRLWALVLMKIPLRIPAYWAIGAWFGLQVWQILSSTDQETAWWAHVGGFLAGAVLVVLMRRPGVALFDRDPSGVPSIRAQGVRTPRRSER is encoded by the coding sequence ATGTTCGTTCCGCTTGCCGATACCAATCCGCTGGAGCATGTGCGCCGCCCCTACGTCACCTGGGCGCTGGTGCTGCTCAACGTGTTCGTGTTCGTCGCGCTCCAGCACGGCGCTTTCGGGCCCGTGAGCGAGGCCGGGGTGCTTGGCTTCGGCGCCATTCCCGCCGTGGTCAGCGGCGTCGCCATCCTGCCCGAGGGCTACGAGCGGCTGCCGCCGGCCCTCACCCTTGTCAGCTACATGTTCCTGCACGGCGGGTGGCTCCACCTCATCGGCAACATGGCCTTCCTCCTGGTGTTCGCCGACAATGTGGAGGACGCCATGGGCCATGCCCGCTTCCTCCTGTTCTACCTGCTGTGCGGCATCATCGCCGGGCTCGCCCATGTGCTGGCCGAGCCGGGCTCCGAGGCGCCGCTGGTGGGAGCCTCGGGCGCCGTGGCGGGGGTGATCGCGGCCTATCTCGTCCTCCATCCCAACATCCGCCTGTGGGCGCTGGTGCTGATGAAGATCCCGCTCCGCATCCCCGCCTACTGGGCCATCGGCGCGTGGTTCGGCCTGCAGGTGTGGCAGATCCTGTCGAGCACGGACCAGGAAACGGCGTGGTGGGCGCATGTGGGCGGCTTCCTCGCCGGCGCTGTGCTGGTGGTACTGATGCGCCGGCCGGGCGTCGCCCTGTTCGATCGCGATCCCTCCGGGGTGCCGAGCATCCGCGCGCAGGGCGTCCGAACGCCGCGCCGGAGCGAGCGTTGA
- a CDS encoding electron transfer flavoprotein subunit beta/FixA family protein yields the protein MKILVPVKRVVDYNVKVRVKSDGSGVELANVKMSMNPFDEIAVEEALRLKEAGKATEVVAVSIGPAQASETLRTALAMGADRGILVKTDGVVEPLAVAKILKGVVGEEAPGLVILGKQAIDDDCNQTGQMLAALLGWPQATFASKVVVEDGGAVVTREIDGGLQTIKLNGPAIVTTDLRLNEPRYASLPNIMKAKKKPIAEKTPADYGVDVAPRLEVLKTQEPAGRKAGVKVGSVAELVAKLKDEAGVI from the coding sequence ATGAAGATCCTGGTGCCCGTTAAGCGGGTGGTGGATTACAACGTGAAGGTCCGGGTGAAGTCGGACGGTTCGGGCGTTGAGCTCGCGAACGTCAAGATGTCCATGAACCCGTTCGACGAGATCGCGGTGGAAGAGGCGCTCCGCCTCAAGGAAGCCGGCAAGGCGACCGAGGTGGTGGCGGTGTCCATCGGCCCGGCCCAGGCGTCCGAGACGCTGCGCACGGCGCTGGCCATGGGTGCCGACCGCGGCATTCTGGTGAAGACCGACGGCGTGGTCGAGCCGCTCGCGGTCGCCAAGATCCTCAAGGGCGTTGTGGGCGAGGAAGCCCCCGGCCTGGTGATCCTCGGCAAGCAGGCCATCGACGACGACTGCAACCAGACCGGCCAGATGCTGGCGGCGCTGCTGGGCTGGCCTCAGGCCACCTTCGCGTCCAAGGTCGTGGTGGAGGACGGCGGCGCCGTCGTCACCCGCGAGATCGACGGCGGCCTGCAGACCATCAAGCTCAACGGCCCGGCCATCGTCACGACGGACCTGCGCCTCAACGAGCCGCGCTACGCCTCGCTGCCCAACATCATGAAGGCGAAGAAGAAGCCCATCGCCGAGAAGACGCCGGCCGATTACGGCGTGGACGTCGCCCCGCGGCTCGAGGTGCTGAAGACCCAGGAGCCGGCCGGCCGCAAGGCGGGCGTGAAGGTGGGCTCGGTCGCCGAGCTGGTGGCGAAGCTCAAGGATGAGGCGGGGGTGATCTGA
- a CDS encoding electron transfer flavoprotein subunit alpha/FixB family protein, translated as MAVLLIAEHDNSALNGVTAKALTAAAALGAPVHVLVAGQNAKGVAEAAAKLSGVEKVLLADDALYAHRLAEPLAALLVSLAPGYDAIVGPSTASAKNVLPRVAALLDVMQVSDITKVVSPDTFERPIYAGNAIQTVKSNDAKKVVTVRTASFAATGEGGSAAIETVGAASDPALSTFVDEAIAASDRPELTAAKIIVSGGRAVGSREKFAELIEPLADALGAAVGASRAAVDAGYAPNDWQVGQTGKVVAPELYIALGISGAIQHLAGMKDSKVIVAVNKDEEAPIFQVADYGLVGDINTVIPELKAEIAKVKG; from the coding sequence ATGGCCGTTCTGCTCATTGCCGAACACGACAATTCGGCCCTCAACGGCGTCACCGCCAAGGCCCTCACCGCCGCCGCCGCGCTCGGCGCGCCGGTGCATGTGCTGGTCGCCGGCCAGAACGCCAAGGGCGTGGCCGAGGCCGCCGCGAAGCTCTCGGGCGTCGAGAAGGTGCTGCTCGCCGACGACGCGCTCTACGCGCACCGCCTCGCCGAGCCGCTGGCGGCGCTGCTCGTCTCGCTGGCGCCCGGCTACGACGCCATCGTCGGCCCCTCCACCGCCAGCGCCAAGAACGTGCTGCCGCGCGTCGCCGCGCTGCTGGACGTGATGCAGGTGTCGGACATCACCAAGGTGGTCTCGCCCGACACGTTCGAGCGGCCCATCTATGCGGGCAACGCCATCCAGACCGTGAAGTCCAATGACGCCAAGAAGGTGGTGACGGTGCGCACCGCCTCCTTCGCCGCCACCGGCGAGGGCGGCTCGGCCGCCATCGAGACCGTGGGCGCGGCGTCCGACCCGGCGCTCTCCACCTTCGTGGACGAGGCCATCGCCGCCTCCGACCGTCCCGAGCTGACCGCCGCGAAGATCATCGTGTCGGGCGGTCGCGCGGTGGGCTCGCGGGAGAAGTTCGCCGAGCTGATCGAGCCTCTGGCCGACGCGCTGGGCGCGGCGGTGGGCGCCTCGCGCGCCGCGGTGGACGCGGGCTATGCCCCGAACGACTGGCAGGTGGGCCAGACCGGCAAGGTCGTCGCCCCCGAGCTGTACATCGCCCTCGGCATCTCCGGCGCCATCCAGCATCTCGCCGGCATGAAGGATTCCAAGGTCATCGTCGCCGTCAACAAGGACGAGGAAGCCCCCATCTTCCAGGTGGCGGACTACGGTCTCGTCGGCGATATCAACACCGTCATCCCCGAACTCAAGGCGGAAATCGCCAAGGTTAAGGGATAG
- a CDS encoding 3-hydroxybutyryl-CoA dehydrogenase, with the protein MPLEIKKVGVIGAGQMGNGIAHVCALAGYDVALNDADPDRIRSGLATINGNMAKQVAKGFVSETDRQEALARIVAADKTEDLGDCDLVIESATEREEVKRKIFSALCQVVKPEAILASNTSSISITRLAAATDRPERFIGIHFMNPVPLMELVELVRGIATDDETFEASKTFVTRLHKTYAVAEDFPAFIVNRILLPMINEAIYTLYEGVGSVDSIDRAMKLGANHPMGPLQLADFIGLDTCLAVMQVLHEGLADSKYRPCPLLVKYVEAGWLGRKTQRGFYDYRGEKPVPTR; encoded by the coding sequence ATGCCGCTCGAGATCAAGAAGGTCGGGGTCATCGGCGCAGGCCAGATGGGCAACGGCATCGCGCACGTCTGCGCGCTCGCCGGCTACGACGTGGCGCTGAACGACGCGGACCCTGACCGCATCCGCTCCGGCCTCGCCACCATCAATGGCAACATGGCCAAGCAGGTGGCCAAGGGCTTCGTGTCCGAGACCGACCGGCAGGAAGCCCTCGCCCGCATCGTCGCCGCGGACAAGACCGAGGACCTCGGCGACTGCGACCTCGTGATCGAATCCGCCACCGAGCGGGAAGAGGTGAAGCGCAAGATTTTCTCCGCGCTCTGCCAGGTGGTGAAGCCGGAGGCCATTCTCGCCTCCAACACCTCCTCCATCTCCATCACCCGCCTCGCCGCCGCCACCGACCGGCCGGAGCGCTTCATCGGCATTCACTTCATGAATCCGGTGCCGCTGATGGAACTGGTGGAGCTGGTGCGCGGCATCGCCACCGACGACGAGACCTTCGAGGCCTCCAAGACCTTCGTCACCCGCCTGCACAAGACCTATGCGGTGGCCGAGGATTTCCCGGCCTTCATCGTCAACCGCATCCTGCTGCCGATGATCAACGAGGCCATCTACACCCTCTATGAGGGCGTGGGCTCGGTGGATTCCATCGATCGCGCCATGAAGCTTGGCGCCAACCATCCCATGGGTCCGCTGCAGCTCGCCGACTTCATCGGCCTCGATACCTGCCTCGCGGTGATGCAGGTGCTGCACGAGGGCCTCGCCGATTCCAAGTACCGGCCCTGCCCGCTGCTGGTGAAGTATGTCGAGGCCGGCTGGCTCGGCCGCAAGACGCAGCGCGGCTTCTACGACTATCGCGGCGAGAAGCCCGTCCCCACGCGCTGA
- a CDS encoding ATP-binding protein — MRTLRAQVTAILVAAVLVVIALANGAAFFIARPQWPPFGAGVIAPAILDAVALAAKLPPGTDAPALRPAPPAGPLDEMASRQLSDALARLGQPHPVRVLRPEGGSPVTAIGLADGRWLVLSGGGIPPPPRGPPGGTFGFAVWLALMILGVTGVVVLAVRRLTRPLALVEEAARRIGPDGELPVLPERGPAEVRAAAAAINRLSARLKASMDSRMRIVAGAAHDLRTPLTRMRLRAEFVADEEDRAQWLSDLAELDRIADSAIRLVREEVEGGALEAVRFDRLVEQVATELREIGLGVAVRGTVPGLVSGRPLSLKRAVRNLAVNAATHGASAAHGAGLGGGARLAVSADAERVVLVIEDDGPGIPEALMGRVFEPFFRVDPARQVKIPGAGLGLAIANEIIARHGGGLTLSNRPGGGLLQRVELPAADAGQDGDE, encoded by the coding sequence GTGAGGACGCTGCGGGCGCAGGTGACGGCCATCCTCGTGGCCGCCGTGCTGGTGGTGATCGCGCTCGCCAACGGCGCCGCATTCTTCATTGCCCGCCCGCAATGGCCGCCGTTCGGGGCGGGCGTCATCGCGCCCGCCATTCTCGATGCCGTGGCGCTCGCGGCCAAGCTTCCGCCGGGGACCGATGCGCCGGCGCTGCGGCCTGCGCCGCCCGCCGGTCCCCTCGACGAGATGGCGAGCCGGCAGCTTTCCGATGCACTCGCCCGGCTCGGCCAACCCCATCCGGTGCGGGTACTCAGGCCCGAGGGCGGGTCGCCGGTGACCGCAATCGGCCTCGCCGACGGGCGGTGGCTCGTGCTGTCGGGCGGCGGCATCCCCCCTCCGCCGCGCGGCCCGCCGGGCGGGACCTTCGGCTTCGCCGTCTGGCTGGCGTTGATGATTCTCGGCGTGACTGGCGTCGTGGTTCTCGCCGTCCGGCGCCTGACCCGTCCGCTGGCGCTGGTGGAAGAGGCCGCACGGCGCATCGGGCCGGACGGCGAACTGCCCGTCCTGCCTGAGCGGGGGCCGGCCGAGGTGCGCGCCGCGGCCGCCGCCATCAACCGGCTGTCGGCGCGGCTGAAGGCCTCCATGGACAGCCGCATGCGCATCGTCGCCGGCGCGGCGCACGATTTGCGCACCCCGCTCACCCGGATGCGCCTGCGCGCGGAATTCGTCGCCGACGAGGAGGATCGCGCCCAATGGCTCTCGGACCTCGCGGAGCTGGACCGCATCGCCGACAGCGCCATCCGCCTGGTGCGCGAGGAGGTGGAGGGCGGCGCGCTGGAGGCGGTCCGCTTCGACCGGCTGGTGGAGCAGGTGGCGACCGAACTGCGTGAGATCGGGCTTGGCGTCGCCGTGCGCGGCACCGTGCCGGGCCTCGTCTCCGGCCGGCCGCTTTCCCTCAAGCGGGCGGTGCGCAATCTCGCGGTCAATGCCGCTACGCACGGTGCGAGCGCCGCCCACGGTGCGGGCCTTGGCGGCGGCGCGCGCCTTGCCGTCAGCGCCGATGCGGAGCGGGTGGTGCTGGTGATCGAGGATGATGGCCCCGGCATTCCCGAGGCGCTGATGGGGCGGGTGTTCGAGCCGTTCTTCCGGGTCGATCCGGCGCGGCAGGTGAAGATCCCCGGGGCGGGCCTCGGCCTCGCCATCGCCAATGAGATCATCGCCCGTCATGGCGGGGGTCTCACCCTCTCGAACCGCCCGGGGGGCGGACTGTTACAGCGGGTGGAATTGCCGGCCGCCGACGCGGGGCAGGATGGCGATGAGTGA
- a CDS encoding response regulator: MQQDGPHILVVDDDLEIRKLLSRYLTAQGFRVTAAGDGREMEEKLVTQRIDFVVLDLMLPDASGLDLCRALRARSRVPVILLTALKEDVDRIIGLEIGADDYLGKPFNPRELVARIRAVLRRTSAAEPASPQVRAYAFAGFRAEPELRRVTSAGGAEVGLTGAEFDLLMAFLERPGRILSRDQLLDITRGREAGPFDRSIDVLVSRLRRKLGDQGAFQILKTLRNGGYQLSVRVDVETAP; the protein is encoded by the coding sequence GTGCAACAGGACGGGCCGCACATTCTCGTCGTCGACGACGACCTCGAAATCCGCAAGCTTCTCAGCCGGTATCTCACCGCCCAGGGCTTCCGCGTCACCGCTGCCGGAGACGGGCGGGAGATGGAGGAGAAGCTCGTCACCCAGCGCATCGACTTCGTGGTGCTGGACCTCATGCTGCCCGATGCGTCCGGCCTCGACCTGTGCCGTGCCCTGCGCGCCCGCTCGCGGGTGCCGGTCATCCTGCTCACCGCCCTCAAGGAGGATGTGGACCGCATCATCGGCCTCGAGATCGGGGCCGATGACTACCTCGGCAAGCCGTTCAACCCGCGGGAGCTGGTCGCCCGAATCCGGGCCGTCCTGCGGCGGACCAGCGCCGCCGAGCCGGCATCGCCGCAGGTGCGCGCCTACGCTTTCGCCGGCTTCAGGGCCGAGCCGGAGCTGCGCCGCGTCACCTCGGCGGGCGGCGCTGAGGTGGGGCTGACCGGGGCGGAGTTCGATCTGCTGATGGCCTTCCTGGAACGGCCCGGCCGCATTCTCTCGCGCGACCAGCTGCTCGACATCACCCGCGGCCGGGAGGCCGGCCCCTTCGACCGCTCCATCGATGTGCTGGTCAGCCGGCTCCGCCGCAAGCTCGGCGATCAGGGCGCGTTCCAGATTCTCAAGACCCTGCGCAATGGCGGCTATCAGCTCTCGGTGCGGGTGGATGTGGAGACGGCGCCGTGA
- a CDS encoding substrate-binding domain-containing protein: MPRIVTIRTVAERAGCSIATVSRVINRSAPTSADVEARVRAAIDELGFRPSEIGRALKTLKTRTVGVLIPSLTNPVFAASVAGMQAAARERRHTLLLTATDYDPGAEAELVETLVAQNVAGLVLTVACASQNATLDLLEAESIPFVLVHNEPEGDARAAVCVDNAAATSALTEAMIAAGHRRIAYLAGRFATSDRSLRRYEGYRAAMQKAGLVAAAPLELDYLGDAPSHAAALAGLFGEASAPTAALCSNDLLALSVTGALRDLGIRVPDHVSVAGFDGIALGRAMSPSLATVDTPTRMMGERAVEMLFEMIETGAAPRVERLPFSLRPGGTLAAAPKRSRRQDPTPPTPLNP; this comes from the coding sequence GTGCCGCGCATCGTCACCATCAGGACCGTCGCCGAACGGGCGGGCTGCTCCATCGCCACGGTCAGCCGCGTCATCAACCGCTCGGCGCCCACCAGCGCCGACGTGGAGGCCCGGGTGCGGGCGGCCATCGACGAACTGGGCTTCCGCCCCAGCGAGATCGGCCGGGCGCTGAAGACGCTCAAGACCCGCACCGTCGGCGTCCTGATCCCGAGCCTCACCAATCCGGTGTTCGCGGCCTCGGTGGCTGGCATGCAGGCCGCCGCCCGCGAGCGGCGCCACACTTTGCTCCTCACCGCGACCGATTACGATCCCGGCGCCGAGGCGGAGCTGGTGGAGACGCTGGTGGCGCAGAACGTGGCCGGCCTCGTGCTCACCGTCGCCTGCGCCAGCCAGAACGCCACGCTGGACCTGCTGGAGGCCGAAAGCATCCCCTTCGTGCTGGTCCACAACGAGCCGGAGGGCGACGCCCGCGCCGCCGTCTGCGTGGACAACGCGGCCGCCACGTCCGCCCTCACCGAGGCGATGATTGCCGCCGGGCACCGGCGCATCGCTTATCTCGCCGGCCGCTTCGCCACATCGGACCGCTCGCTGAGGCGCTACGAGGGCTATCGCGCGGCCATGCAGAAGGCCGGGCTCGTCGCCGCAGCGCCGCTGGAGCTCGACTATCTGGGCGACGCCCCGAGCCATGCGGCGGCGCTCGCCGGCCTGTTCGGCGAGGCCTCCGCCCCCACCGCCGCCTTGTGCTCTAACGACCTGCTCGCCCTCTCCGTGACCGGCGCGCTGCGCGACCTCGGCATCCGCGTGCCGGACCATGTTTCGGTAGCCGGCTTCGACGGCATTGCCCTCGGCCGCGCCATGAGCCCGAGCCTCGCCACCGTGGACACGCCCACCCGCATGATGGGGGAGCGGGCCGTGGAGATGCTGTTCGAGATGATCGAGACCGGTGCCGCCCCCCGCGTGGAGCGGCTGCCCTTCAGCCTGCGGCCCGGCGGCACGCTTGCCGCCGCGCCGAAGCGTTCCCGCCGCCAAGACCCTACCCCGCCGACCCCACTCAACCCGTGA